Within Butyrivibrio fibrisolvens, the genomic segment ATCATCCTTCTTCGCAGGCATCTGAATCTTAGGTGCTTCCTTACGGAATGCATCAGTCAGATTGTTGGCCATCTTGCCTTTACAATTCTGGCACAAACGTCCTGTCTGAATAGGAGCACCACAACTCTCACATGTTAACTGGATAGGCGAATCCTTTGAGAACATGAGTCTTTCTTCACGGATCCATTCCTTGATCTGATTAAGCTTTACTTCATTGTCCTCCGCAATCTGTTTTAAAGATGCGTTCGGATTGTCCTGAACGTACTGCTTAACCTTCTGGAAATCATCTTCCAGAGCCTTTTTGCAGGCATCACAAATTGGTGGTCCTGCCACATAATTGAACATCTTACCACATCTTGAACAGTTACGTAAATTCATAAGCAGCCTCCTTGTTGATTGCTTGACCTACGGTTGTTGTACACTGTTGCTGTCCTATTATGCCGTCTGACCTATTGCTAGTGTCAGCACATAAACAGACGATGCCGGTCCCTTTTTCAGTTGCCAAGTCATATGGTCAACTGTTGAACCCGTCGTATAGATATCGTCAATTATTATAATATTCTTTAATTTTACATCATTTTGCACTATATTAAAAGCTTTTTTCAAATTCACGTGGCGCTCACTTGCCGATAGTTCCTTCATTGGAGTCGTATCACGGACTCTTTCGATGATATCGCATCTGACCGGAATATTCATTTTTCTTCCGATTGCTTTAGCAAGAACTTCCGCCTGATTATAACCCCTTTTATTCTTCTTGCCTTTGTACATCGGTACAGGAATAAGTGCGTCAGGCTTAAGTGCTCTTATCTTTGAGCCAAGATGTCTTTCTATCTCTCCCGCATAGAAGTCAGCATATTCCTGCCTGCCATCATATTTAAACCTATAGATTGATCCTGATACTGTACGATAATTATATAAAGACATGCCATAGTCAAATACATGACCGCCTTTAAGACAGTCTCTGCAATATTCTGCATGACCATACAAAAGGGGCTTTCCACACTTTATGCATGTCTCATAACTATCTGCATATTCAGCCTTGCGCCTGCACTGTTCGTGAGCCATGCTTCCATATGGGACTAT encodes:
- a CDS encoding flagellar protein, which gives rise to MNLRNCSRCGKMFNYVAGPPICDACKKALEDDFQKVKQYVQDNPNASLKQIAEDNEVKLNQIKEWIREERLMFSKDSPIQLTCESCGAPIQTGRLCQNCKGKMANNLTDAFRKEAPKIQMPAKKDDKGGMRFLRP
- a CDS encoding ComF family protein, whose protein sequence is MSNRISGGRFSKKILTQKAYGFFDKVVTILYPRHCPFCDRIVPYGSMAHEQCRRKAEYADSYETCIKCGKPLLYGHAEYCRDCLKGGHVFDYGMSLYNYRTVSGSIYRFKYDGRQEYADFYAGEIERHLGSKIRALKPDALIPVPMYKGKKNKRGYNQAEVLAKAIGRKMNIPVRCDIIERVRDTTPMKELSASERHVNLKKAFNIVQNDVKLKNIIIIDDIYTTGSTVDHMTWQLKKGPASSVYVLTLAIGQTA